GTTTCCTCGAAATTTCTGCAGTTTTTGCTGTTCTGCCTGGGTAGAGCTGGCGTCACGCGGTGCGGATTCTGGCTCTGGATCGTTGCTCCCCTTTCCTTGTTTCTCATTGCCGTGGGATCTGTGGCGGCGGGTCAGCCGAAGGACGATCGTGTCGCTACGGCTGGTATGACCAGCTTCGATGCGAGGCAGGCGATGCACCGGGAGGAAGCATGGCTGAGCATCGCGGCGCATCTGCCCGATCCGGCGACGGCGACCGGGGATCAGTTAGAGGTGGCGGGGGATGTCCTGCGGGCTCGGCGCTTCACCCAGGACGCGCTCGACTACTACGCCGACGCGCTGCGGCGGGGCGGCAACGAAGAGAGGCTGATGGTGAAACTCGGAGTTACCGAGCTTGAGTTGCGGCAGCCGGCACGGGCGAGAGTTTACTTCAAGATGGTGGTGAAGCGGGATAAGAAGAATGCCGAAGCGTGGAATAACCTGGGGGCAACGGAGTACATCGATGGGCAGTTCAGTGCTTCGGTGAGCGACTACCGGAAGGCGATCAAGCTGAACCCGAAGTCGGCGGTGTTTCACGTCAATCTGGCGACCACGTTTGTGGAGCATAAGTCGTTCGAAGAGGCGCGTGGGGAGTTTACAAAGGCTTACGATCTCGATCCCGAGTTGGGTCTGCATCGCGGAGAGACGGCGGGGATCGCGGCGAGGATTCTCTCGGCGGATGACCATGCACGTTTCTGCTTCGAGATGGCCCGGATGTATGCGTCGCGCGGGAAGATCGACGAGATGATGCACTCGCTGGCCTCCGCTTCGGAGAGCGGAATGGATCTGCTGGAGACCATGCCGCGGGATTCGGTCCTGTCGAAGTATGCGAAGGACCCGCAGGTGTTGATGCTGATGCAGAATGCCAAGGCGCTCAAGAAGAACTCCGTGGCCGGGCTTGCGGGGCCGTTGGTTCCGTTGCCGGCGGCTACGAATTAGGCGTCTTTGTAGGGGCAGTTGCGGCAGTCGGAGTTGCAGCAGTAGCCGCGCTTGAGGTGGTACGCGGCGGTGAAGACCATGTATGAGTCCTCGAAGTAGAAGTCTTCGGGGGCCAGCTCGTCGGGTTGATCGAGCGATGGAGTCTCGCCGGGAGCGGGCTGGGTGGGAGCTGGCATCTGCTGACTCGATCTTAGAACAGGGTCAGGGTTGGCTGCGGCGGGGGCGTGAGGAGCGACGCGCTGGCGGGCTCGTGCGACTGGCGAGGCTTTGCTGTTGGAATGGGGACGCCGGGGTTTGGTGCGGGGTCGATGACGATGCCGTTGCGGTAGACGACCTGTTTGCCGGGGATTGAGGGGACGCGGTCGCCAGGGACCACGATGCCGGCGAGGTTCATGGGGTCGGCGGCGGCTACCTTGATGTCGTCGGAGGATTCGCGGGCGCGGGAGGCGCGGAGGCTCTCAACCGCCGGCGGGAGGGCGAACTGTTCGCCGTTGAAGCCGGTGACGAAGCGGCCTCCCCGGACCTCGCCACGGGCTTCGAGGCGGCGGAGGATTCCCAAGAGGTCGCGCCATTTGGGGGCGTTCGACTCGCGGGTGAGGAGGTCGCGGAAGAGGACGCCGTAGCGCGCGAGGAGCATGCGGGCGGCGGATTCGAGGGCGGCGTCGGTGCGGCGGGCCTCGGCGATGGCGCGTTCGCGGGCTTCGGGGGAGTTTCCGGGGACTGGCGCGGCTTCCGGGACGTGGGCTTCTTCGCAGAGGAGCGACCAGCGTCCGGCGGAGCTGCGGGTGGGTCGTTTGGTGGGGGTTTCGCCGGTCTGCGACTTGCGGCGGGGGTCCATCATGCAGCGGAGTTGGTCGAAGCCGTCAGCGGCGGCGAGGCCGGCCGTGGCGAGTTCCCAGAGGGCGTGCTGGGTTTGCTGCTTCGTCAGGGTGGTGATGCGCTGAAGGTCGTTGGTGAAGCAGGCTCCGCGCTGAATGAGGAGGGTGCGGATCTGGAGGGCTTCGGGCGAGAGGGAGCGGTCGAGGTTGGCCTGCTCGACGCACTGGGCGGCGAGGGCGTGGGGGAGCCAGTCGGCGGACTCGCGGATATAGAAGGTGATGGGGGCGGCGTTGGTGGGGATGACGCGGCGGGGGGCGGCGCCTTCTCCGGCGGACCAGGCGGGGTGGGGGGAGATGCGTCCCCAGCCTACGGCGCCGGAGAGGCAGAGGGCGTCGAGCCAGCGGGGGTCGTAG
This genomic window from Granulicella sibirica contains:
- a CDS encoding tetratricopeptide repeat protein; protein product: MAFQTVSSKFLQFLLFCLGRAGVTRCGFWLWIVAPLSLFLIAVGSVAAGQPKDDRVATAGMTSFDARQAMHREEAWLSIAAHLPDPATATGDQLEVAGDVLRARRFTQDALDYYADALRRGGNEERLMVKLGVTELELRQPARARVYFKMVVKRDKKNAEAWNNLGATEYIDGQFSASVSDYRKAIKLNPKSAVFHVNLATTFVEHKSFEEARGEFTKAYDLDPELGLHRGETAGIAARILSADDHARFCFEMARMYASRGKIDEMMHSLASASESGMDLLETMPRDSVLSKYAKDPQVLMLMQNAKALKKNSVAGLAGPLVPLPAATN
- a CDS encoding DUF5522 domain-containing protein, translating into MPAPTQPAPGETPSLDQPDELAPEDFYFEDSYMVFTAAYHLKRGYCCNSDCRNCPYKDA